From the genome of Spirosomataceae bacterium TFI 002, one region includes:
- a CDS encoding Lrp/AsnC family transcriptional regulator, leucine-responsive regulatory protein, with translation MNHIDPVDLKILKLLVKDGLTTNKEIAGELNLTTTPIHERIKRLRRDGVIEKYTIELNRKKLNRNLLVFCNVSLKEHAAEFLNRFESDIQTLPEVIECYCISGGSDFLLKILVSDMDDYKKFILNKLSALPNIANAQSQFVVKEVKQSSILDF, from the coding sequence ATGAATCACATTGATCCAGTTGATTTAAAAATTCTTAAATTATTGGTTAAAGACGGTTTAACTACCAATAAAGAGATTGCCGGAGAATTAAATCTTACCACCACCCCAATTCACGAACGCATTAAAAGGCTTCGTAGGGATGGTGTGATAGAAAAGTACACGATTGAACTCAATCGTAAAAAACTGAATCGTAACCTACTTGTTTTTTGTAATGTTAGCTTAAAAGAGCATGCAGCGGAATTTCTAAATAGATTCGAAAGCGATATCCAAACCTTACCAGAAGTCATAGAGTGTTATTGCATTTCTGGTGGTTCCGATTTTTTACTCAAAATCTTGGTTAGTGACATGGACGACTACAAGAAATTCATTCTAAATAAACTCTCTGCCCTACCTAATATTGCAAACGCTCAAAGTCAGTTTGTGGTAAAAGAGGTAAAACAAAGCAGCATTTTGGACTTTTAA
- a CDS encoding 3-oxoacyl-[acyl-carrier-protein] synthase-3, whose product MPSSKIAGVGFYVPENVVTNKDLMKYMDTSDEWIRERSGIEERRFAKKHEETPTTMAAEATKIAIERAGIDKEEIDFIIFATLSPDYYFPGCGVLLQRELGITKTEIGALDIRNQCSGFIYALSVADQFIKAGMYKNVLVVGSEMHSMGLDFSTRGRGISVLFGDGAGVVLLQPTEEEGKGILTTHLHSDGTHAEELAEISPGSHGGYHLKDEDFGFPTPDIPGEIFVYDGLLENKSYYPRMDGQLVFKKAVTKFPEVIMEALTKTGYSTTDIDLLVPHQANLRIAQFVQRTLKLPDEKVYNNIMNYGNTTAASIPIALCEAWEKGMVKDGDLICLAAFGSGFTWGSALIRW is encoded by the coding sequence ATGCCAAGTTCTAAAATCGCTGGAGTAGGGTTCTATGTACCCGAAAACGTTGTTACCAATAAAGACCTCATGAAATACATGGACACCTCCGATGAGTGGATTCGTGAACGATCAGGTATAGAAGAACGTAGGTTTGCCAAAAAACATGAGGAAACACCAACCACCATGGCAGCCGAGGCGACTAAAATTGCGATTGAAAGAGCAGGTATCGACAAAGAAGAAATAGATTTTATCATTTTCGCCACACTAAGTCCCGACTATTATTTCCCAGGTTGCGGCGTACTTTTGCAGCGTGAACTAGGCATTACCAAAACCGAAATAGGAGCTTTGGACATCAGAAATCAATGCTCAGGATTTATATACGCACTCTCGGTTGCAGACCAGTTTATCAAAGCTGGGATGTACAAAAACGTACTCGTGGTAGGCTCCGAGATGCATTCTATGGGACTAGACTTTAGCACAAGAGGAAGAGGAATCTCTGTATTATTTGGCGATGGTGCTGGCGTGGTACTTCTACAACCTACGGAAGAAGAGGGCAAAGGAATATTGACCACCCACCTCCACAGCGATGGCACCCATGCCGAAGAACTAGCCGAAATAAGCCCAGGTTCACACGGCGGTTATCACCTCAAGGATGAGGACTTTGGTTTCCCTACACCAGACATCCCAGGAGAGATATTCGTGTACGATGGTCTGCTAGAAAACAAGTCCTATTACCCACGAATGGACGGACAATTAGTATTTAAAAAAGCCGTTACCAAGTTCCCAGAAGTGATCATGGAAGCTTTGACAAAAACTGGCTACAGCACTACTGATATAGACCTTTTGGTGCCACACCAAGCCAACCTCAGAATCGCCCAATTCGTACAGCGAACCCTCAAGCTTCCCGACGAAAAAGTATACAACAACATCATGAACTACGGAAACACCACCGCAGCCTCCATCCCCATCGCTCTATGCGAAGCATGGGAAAAAGGAATGGTAAAAGATGGTGACCTCATTTGCCTAGCAGCTTTTGGAAGCGGATTTACGTGGGGGAGTGCTTTGATTAGGTGGTAG